In the Oceanithermus desulfurans genome, one interval contains:
- the lon gene encoding endopeptidase La — translation MENRTLELPVIPLRNTVILPHATSPVDVGRPRSKAAVERASEGDRHVFLVTQKAPEVDEPAPEDLYDTGVLAAVKQVMRLPDGTLQVVVETKARAHLLAYREERGYVAAAGELVEDPPSYDEALVRVLMRELKEAFERYVEAHKGLRLDRYKVEAVLGMVDPVRLPDVAAGYATWNVEDKMTVLETVGVENRLKKVLELLLRDLERFALDSKIAARVKEQMDANQREYYLREQMKAIQKELGGEDAAGEMLELRERIEASGMPDEVKEKALKELARLERMQPGSPEATVARTYLDWLLDVPWTEASGDAIDIRRTREILDEDHYGLDEVKERILEFLAVRQLAEEGDSYKGPILCLVGPPGVGKTSLGRSVARSMNRKFVRISLGGVRDEAEIRGHRRTYIGALPGKIIQAMKTAGVVNPVFLLDEIDKMASDWRGDPASAMLEVLDPEQNKTFTDHYLDVPYDLSRVFFITTANSLSTIPGPLRDRMEIIEIPGYTALEKERIARGFLWPRQLEAGRMQDRLDVEDAAVRRVIHEYTREAGVRELERQLAKLVRRAAKRYIEQPWEGERTITEADLPDYLGVPKYRPDKREDAPQVGAAQGLAWTPVGGALLTVEALAVPGKGNLKLTGNLGDVMKESAQAALSYLRATAGRWGLPEGFHTQWDLHVHVPEGATPKDGPSAGITIAVAIASALTGRPARMDWAMTGEVTLRGKVLAIGGLKEKLLAAHQSGIRQVILPAENEPQLAEVPDEVLRDLEVKLVEQVEEVLETVLLPAPEPTPPADKPSLRPEA, via the coding sequence ATGGAAAACCGTACCCTGGAACTTCCCGTCATTCCGCTCAGGAACACCGTGATCCTGCCCCACGCGACCTCGCCGGTCGACGTGGGCCGCCCCCGCTCCAAGGCGGCCGTCGAGCGCGCGAGCGAGGGCGACCGCCACGTCTTCCTGGTCACTCAGAAGGCGCCCGAGGTGGACGAGCCCGCCCCCGAGGACCTCTACGACACCGGGGTGCTCGCCGCGGTGAAGCAGGTGATGCGCCTGCCCGACGGCACCCTGCAGGTCGTCGTGGAAACCAAGGCGCGGGCCCACCTGCTCGCCTACCGCGAGGAACGCGGCTACGTGGCCGCCGCCGGCGAGCTGGTGGAGGACCCGCCCAGCTACGACGAGGCGCTGGTGCGGGTGCTGATGCGCGAACTCAAGGAGGCCTTCGAGCGCTACGTCGAGGCCCACAAGGGGCTGCGCCTGGACCGCTACAAGGTGGAGGCGGTGCTCGGCATGGTCGACCCGGTGCGGCTGCCCGACGTGGCCGCCGGTTACGCCACCTGGAACGTCGAGGACAAGATGACCGTCCTCGAGACCGTGGGCGTCGAAAACCGGCTCAAGAAGGTGCTCGAGCTGCTGCTGCGCGATCTCGAGCGCTTCGCCCTCGACTCCAAGATCGCCGCCCGCGTCAAGGAGCAGATGGACGCCAACCAGCGCGAGTACTACCTGCGCGAGCAGATGAAGGCCATCCAGAAGGAGCTCGGCGGCGAGGACGCCGCGGGGGAGATGCTCGAGCTGCGCGAGCGCATCGAGGCCAGCGGCATGCCCGACGAGGTCAAGGAGAAGGCGCTGAAGGAGCTGGCCCGGCTCGAGCGCATGCAGCCCGGCAGCCCCGAGGCCACCGTGGCCCGCACCTACCTGGACTGGCTGCTCGACGTGCCCTGGACCGAGGCCTCGGGCGACGCCATCGACATCCGGCGCACCCGCGAGATCCTCGACGAGGACCACTACGGCCTCGACGAGGTCAAGGAGCGCATCCTCGAGTTCCTGGCCGTGCGCCAGCTGGCCGAGGAGGGCGACAGCTACAAAGGGCCGATCCTCTGCCTGGTTGGGCCTCCCGGCGTGGGAAAAACGTCACTAGGCCGCTCCGTGGCCCGCAGCATGAACCGCAAGTTCGTGCGCATCAGCCTGGGCGGGGTGCGCGACGAGGCCGAGATCCGCGGTCACCGCCGCACCTACATCGGGGCGCTGCCGGGCAAGATCATCCAGGCGATGAAGACCGCCGGCGTGGTCAACCCCGTCTTCCTCCTCGACGAGATCGACAAGATGGCCTCCGACTGGCGCGGCGACCCCGCCAGCGCCATGCTCGAGGTGCTCGACCCCGAGCAGAACAAGACCTTCACCGACCACTACCTGGACGTGCCCTACGACCTCAGCCGGGTTTTCTTCATCACCACCGCCAACAGCCTCTCCACGATTCCCGGCCCCTTGCGCGATCGCATGGAGATCATTGAGATCCCCGGTTACACCGCGCTGGAAAAGGAGCGGATTGCCCGCGGCTTCCTCTGGCCGCGCCAGCTCGAGGCCGGGCGCATGCAGGACCGGCTTGACGTGGAGGACGCCGCCGTCCGCCGTGTCATCCACGAGTACACCCGTGAGGCGGGGGTGCGCGAGCTGGAGCGCCAGCTCGCCAAGCTGGTTCGCCGCGCGGCCAAGCGCTACATCGAGCAGCCCTGGGAGGGCGAGCGCACGATCACCGAGGCCGACCTGCCCGACTACCTGGGCGTGCCCAAGTACCGCCCCGACAAGCGCGAGGACGCGCCCCAGGTGGGCGCGGCCCAGGGGCTGGCCTGGACGCCCGTGGGCGGCGCACTGCTCACCGTCGAGGCTCTGGCCGTTCCCGGCAAGGGGAACCTCAAGCTGACGGGCAACCTGGGCGATGTCATGAAGGAGTCGGCACAGGCGGCGCTCAGTTACCTGCGCGCCACCGCGGGTCGTTGGGGCCTGCCGGAGGGCTTCCACACCCAGTGGGACCTGCACGTGCACGTGCCCGAAGGGGCCACGCCCAAGGACGGCCCTTCGGCGGGGATCACCATCGCCGTGGCCATCGCCTCGGCCCTTACCGGCCGCCCCGCGCGCATGGACTGGGCCATGACCGGCGAGGTCACCCTGCGCGGCAAGGTGCTGGCCATCGGCGGGCTCAAGGAAAAGCTGCTGGCCGCGCACCAGTCGGGCATCCGCCAGGTGATCCTGCCCGCCGAGAACGAACCGCAGCTGGCCGAGGTGCCCGACGAGGTGCTGCGCGACCTGGAGGTCAAACTGGTGGAGCAGGTGGAAGAGGTGCTCGAGACCGTGCTGCTGCCGGCCCCCGAGCCCACCCCGCCGGCCGACAAGCCTTCCCTGCGCCCGGAGGCCTAG